The Micromonospora krabiensis genome window below encodes:
- a CDS encoding roadblock/LC7 domain-containing protein, producing MNRPAAMQDMGWLLTNFADSVAGIAHVVAVSADGLLLASSRDLPGDRADQLAAITSGVVSLTEGAARMFSAGGVLQTVIEMDSGYLFLMSISDGSSMAVLAARSCDVGQVGYEMALLVERVGAALVPLPRDAVRS from the coding sequence ATGAACAGGCCAGCGGCCATGCAGGACATGGGTTGGCTGCTCACCAACTTCGCCGACAGCGTGGCGGGGATCGCCCACGTGGTGGCGGTGTCCGCCGACGGGCTGCTGCTCGCCTCGTCCCGGGACCTTCCCGGGGACCGGGCGGACCAGCTCGCCGCGATCACCTCCGGCGTGGTGAGCCTGACCGAGGGCGCCGCCCGGATGTTCAGCGCCGGCGGTGTGTTGCAGACCGTCATCGAGATGGACAGCGGCTACCTCTTCCTGATGTCCATCAGCGACGGGTCCTCGATGGCCGTGCTGGCCGCGCGCAGCTGCGACGTGGGCCAGGTCGGATACGAGATGGCGCTGCTCGTCGAGCGGGTGGGTGCGGCACTGGTGCCGCTGCCCCGGGACGCGGTGCGTTCGTAA
- a CDS encoding DUF742 domain-containing protein, whose translation MDQRRDPRGALVRPYAVTRGRTEPRQDIALEAVLMASPTQVAESRFAGHDKYRIATVCEGRAQSLAEIAAYTRMPLGVARVLVADMVAEGLLTLHTAAPAEGFEERMEMLGRVLSGLRRL comes from the coding sequence ATGGACCAGCGGCGTGACCCGAGAGGTGCGCTCGTACGTCCGTACGCGGTCACCCGCGGCCGCACCGAACCACGGCAGGACATCGCTCTGGAGGCGGTCCTGATGGCCTCCCCGACCCAGGTGGCCGAGTCCCGGTTCGCCGGGCATGACAAGTACCGCATCGCCACCGTCTGCGAGGGCCGAGCGCAGTCGCTGGCGGAGATCGCCGCTTACACCCGGATGCCGCTCGGCGTCGCCCGGGTGCTGGTCGCCGACATGGTGGCCGAGGGCCTGCTGACGCTACACACTGCCGCTCCGGCCGAGGGGTTCGAGGAGCGTATGGAAATGCTGGGAAGGGTGCTAAGTGGACTTCGCAGGCTATGA
- a CDS encoding GTP-binding protein: protein MDFAGYDPAAGRQSRGIVSAKIVVAGGFGVGKTTLVGSISEITPLTTEAVMTAAGVGIDDPSKVPGKETTTVAMDFGRITMAEDLILYLFGTPGQTRFWFMWDEIIRGAVGAAVLVDTRRITDAFAPLDYFENRKLPYVVALNAFDGAPQYELAEVREALAISPQVPLVMTDARHRDSVKQVLVTVVEHAMARLQAEHGRGYATPVG from the coding sequence GTGGACTTCGCAGGCTATGACCCCGCCGCCGGGCGGCAGAGCCGCGGGATCGTCTCCGCCAAGATCGTGGTCGCGGGTGGGTTCGGCGTCGGCAAGACGACGCTGGTCGGCTCGATCTCCGAGATCACACCGCTGACCACCGAGGCGGTGATGACCGCGGCCGGCGTCGGCATCGACGATCCGTCCAAGGTGCCGGGCAAGGAGACCACGACGGTCGCCATGGACTTCGGCCGTATCACGATGGCCGAGGACCTGATCCTCTACCTCTTCGGCACCCCCGGCCAGACGCGCTTCTGGTTCATGTGGGACGAGATCATCCGGGGCGCGGTCGGTGCCGCCGTCCTGGTGGACACCCGCCGGATCACCGACGCCTTCGCGCCGCTGGACTACTTCGAGAACCGCAAGCTGCCGTACGTGGTCGCGCTGAACGCCTTCGACGGGGCGCCGCAGTACGAGCTGGCGGAGGTACGCGAGGCGTTGGCCATCTCGCCCCAGGTGCCGCTGGTGATGACGGACGCCCGGCACCGGGACTCGGTCAAGCAGGTGCTGGTGACCGTCGTGGAGCACGCCATGGCGCGGCTGCAGGCGGAGCACGGCCGGGGGTACGCGACCCCGGTGGGCTGA
- a CDS encoding uroporphyrinogen-III synthase has translation MREELAGFTIGVTADRRRDELAALLQRRGARVVLAPALRIVPLADDTELREATRACLDQPPDILMANTGIGMRGWLEAAEGWGLAEPLRSVLAEAYVVARGPKARGAIRAAGLHDEWSPVSESCDEVVDHLRRRGVAGQVIAMQLHGERQPECTLALEEAGATVIEVPVYRWAPPTDPAPLHRLIDLIAGRLVDAVTFTSAPAAEALLRAAGDRTEAVLDALRSDVLACCVGPVTAEPLVRRGVPVTTPGRARLGALARTIVDELPRRTISCKAAGHLLTLRGHAAVIDGELRPLAPAPMAVLRALAQSPGRVLSRTALLRTLPRGADEHAVEMAVARLRAGLRAPRVVQTVVKRGYRLRVD, from the coding sequence ATGCGGGAGGAACTGGCCGGCTTCACCATCGGCGTGACCGCCGACCGGCGACGCGACGAACTGGCCGCGCTGCTCCAGCGGCGCGGCGCCCGGGTGGTGCTCGCGCCGGCGCTGCGGATCGTGCCGCTGGCCGACGACACAGAGCTGCGCGAGGCGACCCGCGCCTGCCTGGACCAGCCGCCGGACATCCTGATGGCGAACACCGGCATCGGTATGCGGGGCTGGCTGGAGGCCGCCGAGGGCTGGGGGCTCGCCGAACCGCTGCGCTCGGTGCTGGCCGAGGCGTACGTGGTGGCGCGCGGGCCGAAGGCACGCGGGGCGATCCGCGCCGCCGGGCTGCACGACGAGTGGTCACCGGTCTCGGAGAGCTGCGACGAGGTGGTCGACCACCTGCGCCGGCGCGGGGTGGCCGGCCAGGTCATCGCGATGCAGCTGCACGGCGAGCGGCAGCCGGAGTGCACGCTGGCGCTGGAGGAGGCCGGCGCCACGGTGATCGAGGTGCCGGTCTACCGGTGGGCGCCGCCGACCGACCCGGCGCCGCTGCACCGGCTCATCGACCTCATCGCCGGCCGGTTGGTCGACGCGGTCACGTTCACCTCGGCGCCGGCGGCGGAGGCGCTGCTGCGGGCGGCCGGCGACCGCACCGAGGCGGTGCTCGACGCGCTCCGCTCCGACGTGCTCGCCTGCTGCGTCGGGCCGGTCACCGCCGAGCCGCTGGTGCGGCGCGGCGTGCCGGTCACCACGCCGGGCCGGGCCCGGCTCGGGGCGCTGGCCCGCACCATCGTCGACGAGCTGCCCCGCCGGACCATCAGCTGCAAGGCGGCCGGACACCTGCTCACGCTGCGCGGGCACGCCGCCGTGATCGACGGGGAGTTGCGCCCACTCGCGCCGGCGCCGATGGCGGTGCTGCGGGCCCTCGCCCAGTCCCCCGGCCGGGTGCTGTCCCGCACCGCGCTGCTGCGTACGCTGCCGCGCGGCGCCGACGAGCACGCGGTGGAGATGGCGGTGGCCCGGCTCCGCGCCGGCCTGCGCGCCCCCCGCGTGGTGCAGACCGTCGTCAAGCGGGGCTACCGCCTGCGCGTCGACTGA
- the nirD gene encoding nitrite reductase small subunit NirD produces MTAPAWTAVCPLDRLEPDRGVAALVDGVQVAVFRTVDGLFAVDNRDPVTGAYVLSRGIVGSRGEVPTVASPLHKQVYDLRTGRCLDLPGVAVLRHEVRCRGGQVEVRLRQEG; encoded by the coding sequence ATGACCGCGCCGGCCTGGACGGCGGTCTGCCCACTGGACCGGCTGGAGCCCGACCGGGGCGTCGCCGCCCTGGTCGACGGCGTGCAGGTGGCCGTCTTCCGGACCGTGGACGGGCTGTTCGCCGTCGACAACCGCGACCCGGTGACCGGCGCGTACGTGCTGTCCCGCGGGATCGTGGGCAGCCGGGGCGAGGTGCCGACCGTCGCCTCGCCGCTGCACAAGCAGGTGTACGACCTGCGCACCGGGCGGTGCCTCGACCTGCCGGGGGTGGCCGTGCTCCGACACGAGGTGCGCTGCCGGGGTGGCCAGGTCGAGGTGCGGCTGCGACAGGAGGGGTGA
- the nirB gene encoding nitrite reductase large subunit NirB, whose translation MNGGRLVVVGNGMVGQRFLDALRARDPGAAWRVTVLAEERRPAYDRVRLSAFFDGATAEELNLHVPHEGVELRLGEPATAIDRQRRVVRTAAGEYPYDAVVLATGSYPFVPPVDGATLPGVFVYRTLDDLTAIRAYARGRRSGAVVGGGLLGLEAANALRLLGLTTSVVEFAPRLMPVQVDTAGGAMLRRYVEELGVATRLGVATTAVRPGPDGAVAALALADGTSVDADVVVVAAGIRPRDELARAAGLPLGPRGGVLVDAACRSADERIWAVGECAAVDGTCHGLVAPGYAMAEVVADRLVGGSATFPGADTATKLKLLGVDVASFGDAHGSTEGSLDVTFTDPATRVYAKLVLSDDATTLLGGVLVGDAAAYPTLRASVGGPLPAPPLALLAPDGGGAGAGTLPAAAQVCSCNAVTRGDIDAAIADGCADVPALKACTRAGTSCGSCVPMLKQLLDAAGVTQSRALCEHFDASRQELFEIVRVRGIRTFSRLVAEHGRGRGCDICKPVVASILASLGTGHVLDGEQASLQDTNDHFLANLQRDGSYSVVPRIPGGEITPEKLIVIGEVARDFQLYTKITGGQRIDLFGARVEQLPQIWRRLVDAGFESGHAYGKALRTVKSCVGSTWCRYGVQDSVGLAVALELRYRGLRAPHKIKSAVSGCARECAEARGKDFGVIATETGWNLYVGGNGGFRPRHADLFATDLSTEELVRYVDRFLMFYIRTADRLQRTAAWIEAMDGGLDHLRAVIVDDSLGLCADLDAAMARHVASYSDEWRDVLDDPDRMRRFASFVNAPEVPDPSIRFTQERGQPVPVRGGPDGAATGQRQPVVLGLPAVPR comes from the coding sequence ATGAACGGCGGCAGGCTGGTGGTCGTCGGAAACGGCATGGTCGGTCAGCGGTTCCTCGACGCGCTGCGGGCCCGCGACCCCGGGGCGGCCTGGCGGGTGACCGTGCTCGCCGAGGAGCGGCGGCCGGCGTACGACCGGGTGCGGCTCTCCGCGTTCTTCGACGGGGCGACCGCCGAGGAGCTGAACCTGCACGTCCCGCACGAGGGCGTCGAGCTGCGCCTCGGTGAGCCGGCCACGGCGATCGACCGGCAGCGGCGGGTGGTCCGGACGGCGGCCGGCGAGTACCCGTACGACGCGGTGGTGCTGGCCACCGGCTCGTACCCCTTCGTGCCGCCGGTGGACGGCGCGACCCTGCCCGGCGTGTTCGTCTACCGCACGCTCGACGACCTGACGGCGATCCGCGCGTACGCCCGGGGACGGCGGTCCGGCGCGGTGGTGGGCGGCGGGCTGCTGGGGTTGGAGGCGGCGAACGCGCTGCGGCTGCTCGGCCTGACCACCAGCGTGGTGGAGTTCGCGCCCCGACTCATGCCGGTCCAGGTGGACACCGCCGGCGGGGCGATGCTCCGCCGGTACGTCGAGGAGCTGGGTGTCGCCACCCGGCTCGGGGTGGCCACCACGGCGGTACGGCCCGGGCCGGACGGCGCGGTCGCCGCGCTCGCACTCGCCGACGGCACCTCGGTCGACGCCGACGTGGTGGTGGTCGCGGCCGGCATCCGGCCCCGGGACGAGCTGGCCCGGGCGGCCGGCCTGCCGCTCGGCCCGCGGGGCGGGGTGCTGGTGGACGCGGCCTGCCGCAGCGCGGACGAGCGGATCTGGGCGGTCGGCGAGTGCGCGGCGGTGGACGGGACGTGCCACGGCCTGGTCGCCCCCGGGTACGCGATGGCCGAGGTGGTGGCCGACCGGCTGGTCGGCGGCTCGGCGACCTTTCCGGGCGCGGACACGGCCACCAAGTTGAAGCTGCTCGGGGTGGACGTGGCCTCGTTCGGCGACGCGCACGGCAGCACCGAGGGCTCTCTCGACGTCACCTTCACCGACCCGGCCACCCGGGTCTACGCGAAGCTGGTCCTCTCCGACGACGCGACGACCCTGCTCGGCGGCGTGCTGGTGGGTGACGCCGCCGCGTACCCGACGCTGCGGGCCAGCGTCGGCGGGCCGCTGCCGGCGCCCCCGCTGGCGTTGCTCGCACCCGACGGGGGCGGGGCGGGAGCGGGCACCCTGCCCGCCGCCGCGCAGGTGTGCTCCTGCAACGCGGTCACCCGAGGCGACATCGACGCGGCCATCGCCGACGGCTGTGCGGACGTGCCGGCGTTGAAGGCGTGCACCCGGGCCGGGACGAGCTGCGGCTCCTGCGTGCCGATGCTCAAGCAGCTGCTGGACGCCGCCGGGGTGACGCAGTCCCGCGCGCTCTGCGAGCACTTCGACGCCAGCCGTCAGGAGCTCTTCGAGATCGTCCGGGTGCGCGGCATCCGCACCTTCTCCCGCCTCGTCGCCGAGCACGGGCGGGGTCGCGGCTGCGACATCTGCAAGCCGGTGGTCGCCTCGATCCTCGCCTCGCTCGGCACCGGCCACGTGCTGGACGGCGAGCAGGCGTCCCTCCAGGACACCAACGACCACTTCCTGGCCAACCTGCAACGCGACGGCAGCTACTCGGTCGTGCCCCGGATCCCGGGCGGCGAGATCACCCCGGAGAAGCTGATCGTCATCGGGGAGGTGGCCCGGGACTTCCAGCTCTACACGAAGATCACCGGCGGTCAGCGGATCGACCTGTTCGGCGCCCGGGTCGAGCAGCTGCCCCAGATCTGGCGGCGGCTGGTGGACGCCGGCTTCGAGTCCGGCCACGCGTACGGGAAGGCGCTGCGTACGGTCAAGTCGTGCGTCGGGTCCACCTGGTGCCGGTACGGAGTGCAGGACTCGGTCGGCCTGGCCGTGGCGCTGGAGCTGCGGTACCGGGGGCTGCGCGCCCCCCACAAGATCAAGTCCGCGGTCTCCGGCTGCGCCCGGGAGTGCGCCGAGGCGCGCGGCAAGGACTTCGGCGTCATCGCCACCGAGACCGGCTGGAACCTCTACGTCGGGGGCAACGGCGGCTTCCGCCCCCGGCACGCCGACCTCTTCGCCACCGACCTGAGCACCGAGGAGCTGGTCCGCTACGTGGACCGGTTCCTGATGTTCTACATCCGCACCGCCGACCGGCTGCAACGCACCGCCGCCTGGATCGAGGCGATGGACGGGGGCCTCGACCACCTGCGCGCGGTGATCGTCGACGACTCGCTCGGCCTCTGCGCCGACCTGGACGCGGCGATGGCCCGGCACGTGGCGTCCTACTCGGACGAGTGGCGCGACGTGCTCGACGACCCGGACCGAATGCGCCGCTTCGCCTCTTTCGTCAACGCCCCCGAGGTGCCCGACCCGTCGATCCGGTTCACCCAGGAGCGCGGGCAGCCGGTGCCGGTACGCGGCGGGCCGGACGGCGCCGCGACCGGGCAGCGGCAACCGGTCGTGCTGGGCCTGCCGGCGGTGCCGCGATGA
- a CDS encoding FAD-dependent oxidoreductase: MTERVVIVGNGMAGARLASELLARGGDRKVTVLGAEPHRAYNRIMLSTLLAGKVDESDVELTEAAGQGVDLRTGATVTAIDRAGRRVRTDDGDQIDYDHLVLATGSRPVVPPLPGLDPAALPERVVPFRTLADCRRILTLAARARRALVLGGGLLGLEAARGLAARGLEVGVVHPVPHLMERQLDPTGAAMLAGTLAGLGVMTHLAVPATGLAADADGVRLDLADGRSLTADLLVLSCGVRPDTALAAAAGLAVRRGVVVDDRLRTSDRRISAIGDCAEHDGTSTGLVTPAWAQARVVAQVLSGADPLARYRPRPVVTRLKAAGIDLAAMGDPAPGGPGEELTFTDPARGTYARLRIHDERLTGAILLGDNPAVGTVIQLFDRGQPVPADRRSLLLGRALGTGVPAAAASPALMPDAATVCQCNTVSKGALVSCWRSGARTVDAVVAATRAGTGCGSCRDAVAGIVDWLREADSVEVTR; this comes from the coding sequence ATGACCGAACGCGTGGTGATCGTCGGAAACGGGATGGCGGGGGCTCGACTGGCGTCCGAGCTGCTGGCGCGCGGCGGGGACCGGAAGGTCACCGTGCTGGGGGCCGAGCCGCACCGGGCGTACAACCGGATCATGCTCTCCACCCTCCTCGCCGGGAAGGTCGACGAGTCCGACGTGGAGCTGACCGAGGCCGCGGGCCAGGGCGTGGACCTGCGGACCGGCGCCACGGTGACCGCGATCGACCGCGCCGGCCGGCGGGTACGGACCGACGACGGCGACCAGATCGACTACGACCACCTGGTGCTCGCCACCGGCAGCCGACCGGTGGTGCCGCCGCTGCCCGGGCTGGACCCGGCCGCCCTACCGGAGCGGGTGGTGCCGTTCCGCACGCTGGCCGACTGTCGACGGATCCTGACCCTCGCGGCACGGGCGCGCCGGGCACTGGTCCTCGGCGGCGGGCTGCTCGGGTTGGAGGCGGCCCGTGGGCTCGCCGCCCGCGGGTTGGAGGTCGGCGTGGTGCACCCGGTGCCGCACCTCATGGAACGGCAACTCGACCCGACCGGCGCCGCGATGCTGGCCGGCACGCTGGCCGGGCTCGGGGTGATGACCCACCTGGCGGTACCGGCGACCGGGCTGGCCGCCGACGCCGACGGCGTACGCCTCGACCTGGCCGACGGCCGGTCCCTCACCGCCGACCTGCTGGTGCTCTCCTGCGGCGTACGCCCGGACACCGCGCTCGCCGCGGCGGCCGGTCTCGCCGTGCGCCGGGGCGTGGTCGTCGACGACCGCCTGCGCACCAGTGACCGGCGGATCTCGGCGATCGGCGACTGTGCCGAGCACGACGGGACGTCGACCGGGCTGGTGACCCCCGCGTGGGCGCAGGCACGCGTGGTGGCGCAGGTGCTGAGCGGCGCGGACCCGCTCGCCCGGTACCGGCCGCGGCCGGTGGTGACCCGGCTCAAGGCGGCCGGCATCGACCTCGCCGCGATGGGTGACCCGGCCCCGGGAGGTCCCGGTGAGGAGCTGACCTTCACCGACCCGGCCCGGGGCACGTACGCCCGGCTGCGCATCCACGACGAGCGGCTGACCGGCGCCATCCTGCTCGGCGACAACCCGGCGGTCGGCACCGTGATCCAACTCTTCGACCGGGGCCAGCCGGTACCGGCCGACCGACGCTCCCTGCTGCTCGGCCGGGCCCTCGGCACGGGCGTGCCGGCCGCCGCCGCGTCCCCGGCGCTGATGCCGGACGCGGCCACGGTGTGCCAGTGCAACACGGTGAGCAAGGGGGCGCTGGTGAGCTGCTGGCGCTCGGGGGCCCGCACGGTCGACGCGGTGGTGGCGGCCACCCGGGCCGGCACCGGCTGCGGCAGTTGCCGGGACGCGGTCGCCGGCATCGTCGACTGGCTCCGGGAAGCCGACTCGGTGGAGGTGACGCGATGA
- a CDS encoding molybdopterin oxidoreductase family protein, producing the protein MLLREEAGRVTVLPRQFPTNRGGLCQKGWTAAELLDHPDRLTTPLVRDPASGELRPATWSTAMARIVSGLRAVQAGHGRDAVAVFGGGGLTNEKAYALGRFARVALGTRHIDYNGRFCMSSAAAAGLRAFGVDRGLPFPLADLGRADTLLLVGANPAETMPPLVRWLTEQRQRGGRLIVVDPRATATARQADLHLQPLPGTDLAVANALLHIALTEGWVDRAYVAERTDGFDAVRRTVAGWWPARAEQLSGVPVADLEATARALGTAERAIILTARGAEQHAKGVDTVTAFVNLALALGLPGRPGSGYGCLTGQGNGQGGREHGQKADQLPGYRRIDDPAARTHVAEVWGVPPDTLPGPGVPAYQLLDALGTPGGPRALLVFGSNPVVSAPRAARIERRLRDLDLLVVADLLLSETAALADVVLPAAQWAEEDGTMTNLEGRVLRRRALRPPPPGVRTDLAILADLTARLRPTPDPRRTDEPADGETADGETADPRRVFAELRRASAGGVADYAGITWERIDAADGVFWPCPTVDGPDSPRLFADRFPTPDGRARFHPVEHRPAAEEVSSDYPLHFTTGRVLAQYQSGTQTRRVAALRRAAPDAFVELHPDLAARLGVADGEPVRVVSRRGELRAPARLSPTIRPDTVFAPFHWGGPARANSVTNDAVDPISGMPEFKICAVRVEKA; encoded by the coding sequence ATGCTGCTGCGCGAGGAGGCCGGCCGGGTAACCGTGCTCCCCCGGCAGTTCCCCACCAACCGCGGCGGGCTCTGCCAGAAGGGCTGGACCGCCGCCGAACTGCTCGACCATCCGGACCGCCTGACCACCCCGCTGGTGCGCGACCCGGCCAGCGGCGAGCTGCGTCCGGCCACCTGGTCGACGGCCATGGCGCGGATCGTCTCCGGCCTCCGCGCCGTCCAGGCCGGGCACGGCCGCGACGCGGTGGCCGTCTTCGGCGGGGGCGGGCTCACCAATGAGAAGGCGTACGCGCTCGGCCGGTTCGCCCGGGTCGCGCTCGGCACCCGGCACATCGACTACAACGGACGGTTCTGCATGTCCTCCGCGGCGGCGGCCGGCCTGCGCGCCTTCGGTGTCGACCGAGGGCTGCCGTTCCCGCTCGCCGACCTGGGCCGGGCGGACACCCTGCTGCTGGTCGGCGCGAACCCGGCGGAGACCATGCCGCCGCTGGTGCGCTGGCTGACCGAGCAACGCCAGCGCGGTGGCCGGCTGATCGTCGTCGACCCTCGGGCCACCGCCACCGCCCGGCAGGCCGACCTACACCTGCAGCCGTTGCCCGGCACCGACCTCGCGGTGGCCAACGCGCTGCTGCACATCGCCCTCACCGAGGGCTGGGTCGACCGGGCGTACGTCGCGGAGCGGACCGACGGCTTCGACGCCGTGCGCCGGACCGTGGCCGGCTGGTGGCCGGCGCGGGCGGAGCAGCTCTCCGGCGTGCCGGTGGCCGACCTGGAGGCCACTGCCCGGGCGCTGGGCACGGCGGAGCGCGCCATCATCCTCACCGCTCGCGGCGCCGAACAGCACGCCAAGGGAGTGGACACGGTTACCGCGTTCGTGAACCTGGCGCTCGCCCTCGGCCTGCCCGGGCGGCCCGGCTCCGGATACGGCTGCCTCACCGGGCAGGGCAACGGCCAGGGCGGTCGGGAGCACGGGCAGAAGGCCGACCAGTTGCCCGGCTACCGACGGATCGACGATCCGGCGGCCCGGACGCACGTCGCCGAGGTCTGGGGCGTGCCACCCGACACGCTGCCCGGGCCGGGAGTCCCCGCCTACCAGTTGCTGGACGCCCTCGGCACGCCGGGCGGACCCCGCGCGCTGCTGGTCTTCGGCTCGAACCCGGTGGTCTCCGCGCCCCGGGCGGCCCGGATCGAACGCCGGCTGCGCGACCTCGACCTGCTGGTCGTCGCCGACCTCCTGCTGTCCGAGACGGCCGCCCTGGCCGACGTGGTGCTGCCCGCCGCCCAGTGGGCGGAGGAGGACGGCACGATGACCAACCTGGAGGGACGGGTGTTGCGCCGCCGCGCGCTGCGCCCGCCGCCACCCGGCGTCCGGACCGACCTCGCCATCCTCGCCGACCTCACCGCCCGCCTGCGGCCGACGCCGGACCCGCGGCGGACCGACGAGCCGGCGGACGGCGAGACGGCGGACGGCGAGACGGCGGATCCGCGCCGGGTGTTCGCGGAGCTGCGCCGCGCCTCGGCCGGCGGCGTCGCCGACTACGCGGGAATCACCTGGGAGCGGATCGACGCCGCGGACGGTGTCTTCTGGCCCTGCCCCACTGTGGACGGCCCGGACAGTCCCCGGCTCTTCGCCGACCGCTTCCCCACCCCGGACGGGCGGGCGCGGTTCCATCCCGTGGAGCACCGGCCGGCGGCCGAGGAGGTCAGTTCGGACTATCCGCTGCACTTCACCACCGGCAGGGTGCTGGCCCAGTACCAGTCCGGCACCCAGACCCGCCGGGTGGCCGCGCTGCGCCGGGCCGCCCCGGACGCGTTCGTGGAGCTGCACCCGGACCTGGCCGCCCGGCTCGGCGTGGCCGACGGCGAGCCGGTCCGGGTGGTCTCCCGCCGGGGCGAGCTGCGGGCACCGGCCCGGCTCAGCCCGACGATCCGGCCCGACACGGTCTTCGCGCCGTTCCACTGGGGCGGCCCGGCCCGGGCCAACTCGGTCACCAACGACGCCGTCGACCCGATCTCCGGGATGCCCGAGTTCAAGATCTGCGCGGTACGGGTGGAGAAGGCATGA
- a CDS encoding class I SAM-dependent methyltransferase: protein MTVADAFDAVAGTYDEARRRLVPCFDAFYGAAVEVAAPPLRAASAAGRTPEVLDLGAGTGLLSLLLAAAVPGIRLTLVDAAPAMLAVAADHLGAWGVPHRTVRADLADPLPPGRYDAVVSALAIHHLDDTGKRALYRRLPAHLRPGGVFVNAEQVAGPTPGLDRRYDEVWRERIRALGSDDEEIAAARARMAYDRPAPVAAQCDWLTEAGLVDVDCFFKEWRFAVFGGRAA from the coding sequence ATGACCGTCGCCGATGCCTTCGACGCCGTCGCCGGCACCTACGACGAGGCCCGTCGCCGACTCGTGCCCTGCTTCGACGCCTTCTACGGCGCCGCCGTCGAGGTGGCCGCGCCGCCGCTGCGCGCCGCGTCGGCCGCCGGGCGCACACCCGAGGTGCTGGACCTGGGGGCCGGCACCGGCCTGCTCTCCCTGCTGCTCGCCGCGGCGGTGCCCGGGATCCGGCTGACCCTGGTCGACGCCGCGCCGGCGATGCTCGCGGTCGCCGCCGACCACCTGGGCGCGTGGGGCGTGCCGCACCGCACGGTGCGCGCCGACCTGGCCGACCCACTGCCGCCCGGCCGTTACGACGCCGTGGTCAGCGCCCTGGCCATCCACCACCTCGACGACACCGGCAAACGGGCGCTCTACCGTCGGCTGCCCGCCCACCTGCGGCCCGGCGGCGTCTTCGTCAACGCCGAGCAGGTGGCCGGACCGACCCCCGGGCTGGACCGGCGCTACGACGAGGTCTGGCGGGAGCGGATCCGCGCGCTCGGCTCGGACGACGAGGAGATCGCCGCGGCGCGGGCCCGGATGGCGTACGACCGGCCGGCCCCGGTGGCCGCCCAGTGCGACTGGCTGACCGAGGCGGGGCTGGTCGACGTGGACTGCTTCTTCAAGGAGTGGCGGTTCGCCGTCTTCGGCGGGCGCGCGGCCTGA
- a CDS encoding DUF6364 family protein: MTAKVTLSFSDETIEEARRFAKREGLSLSAWMDQAAREKALREVFAAHAAAVRRAGLDVESAALADASEVGMVDDLLFGGRPRAA, from the coding sequence ATGACTGCCAAGGTGACCCTGTCGTTCTCGGACGAGACGATCGAGGAGGCCCGGCGGTTCGCCAAACGCGAAGGGCTGTCGCTCTCGGCGTGGATGGACCAGGCGGCCCGGGAGAAGGCGCTGCGCGAGGTCTTCGCCGCGCACGCCGCCGCCGTGCGCCGCGCCGGCCTCGACGTGGAATCGGCCGCCCTCGCCGACGCGAGCGAGGTGGGCATGGTCGACGACCTGCTCTTCGGTGGTCGCCCGCGTGCTGCGTAG
- a CDS encoding type II toxin-antitoxin system PemK/MazF family toxin, with translation MVARVLRRGEVWRIEGARERLGLVISSDVYNSTEVPIVIVVEVVEQALLRDSPLAVAMGGYVVMPDRISSPMKKWFTECVDVADADTMLRVGRALRILQQL, from the coding sequence GTGGTCGCCCGCGTGCTGCGTAGGGGCGAGGTCTGGCGCATCGAGGGCGCCCGGGAACGACTCGGGCTGGTGATCAGCTCGGACGTCTACAACTCCACCGAGGTGCCCATCGTGATCGTGGTCGAGGTGGTCGAACAGGCGCTGCTGCGTGACTCGCCGCTCGCCGTGGCGATGGGCGGCTACGTGGTGATGCCCGACCGGATCTCCTCACCGATGAAGAAGTGGTTCACCGAGTGCGTCGACGTCGCCGACGCCGACACCATGCTCCGGGTCGGCCGCGCGCTGCGCATCCTGCAACAGCTCTGA